A window from Sulfuricurvum sp. encodes these proteins:
- a CDS encoding 2-oxoglutarate synthase subunit alpha: protein MAREVISTGNELSALGAFDAGCMFFGGYPITPSSEVMHEMSDLLPTVGGKFIQMEDEIAGISVALGASMAGTKAMTATSGPGISLKAEQIGLGFIAEVPLVIVNVMRGGPSTGLPTRVSQADIGQAQYPTHGDYASITLCAGSLEECYTQTVRAFNLAETYMTPVFVLLDETVGHMHGKAVLPDLEEIKASIKNRKRFDGKPEDYRPYDVPMNTPAVLNPMFEGYRYHVTGLHHGPTGFPTEDAAQCQFNIERLVGKINTVAAENDGLDDQPDYEEFMMDDAEVCMIAYGSISRGAKEAVMKLRNDGIKAGLFRPITIWPSPAKKLKEIGQKFDKIFVTELNMGQYLKEIERVMGRSDFGTLHKANGRPIAPLEMVAKVKEMF from the coding sequence ATGGCAAGAGAAGTAATTTCAACAGGTAACGAATTATCAGCACTCGGTGCTTTTGATGCAGGGTGTATGTTTTTCGGAGGATATCCGATTACTCCGTCATCTGAAGTCATGCATGAGATGTCTGATCTTTTGCCGACTGTCGGTGGAAAATTTATCCAAATGGAAGATGAGATCGCCGGTATTTCCGTAGCGCTCGGTGCTTCTATGGCGGGTACCAAAGCAATGACGGCAACTTCAGGTCCGGGGATTTCACTTAAAGCGGAACAAATCGGTTTGGGCTTCATCGCTGAAGTTCCATTGGTTATCGTTAACGTTATGCGTGGTGGTCCTTCAACCGGTCTTCCGACACGTGTATCTCAAGCCGACATCGGTCAAGCACAATATCCGACTCACGGTGACTATGCGTCAATCACATTGTGTGCCGGTTCACTCGAAGAGTGTTATACTCAAACGGTACGTGCATTCAATTTGGCTGAAACGTATATGACTCCGGTATTCGTTCTTTTGGATGAAACAGTAGGACATATGCACGGTAAAGCAGTTCTTCCTGATTTAGAAGAAATCAAAGCTTCGATCAAAAATCGTAAACGTTTTGATGGAAAACCGGAAGACTATCGTCCGTACGATGTTCCGATGAACACTCCGGCAGTATTGAATCCGATGTTCGAAGGATATCGTTATCATGTTACAGGTCTTCACCACGGTCCAACCGGTTTCCCTACCGAAGATGCGGCACAATGCCAGTTCAATATCGAACGTCTTGTCGGTAAAATCAACACAGTAGCGGCTGAAAATGACGGTTTGGATGATCAACCGGATTATGAAGAGTTTATGATGGATGATGCCGAAGTATGTATGATCGCGTACGGAAGTATCTCTCGCGGAGCGAAAGAAGCGGTTATGAAACTTCGCAATGACGGTATAAAAGCTGGTCTTTTCCGCCCGATCACTATCTGGCCAAGTCCGGCTAAAAAGCTAAAAGAGATCGGTCAAAAATTCGACAAGATTTTTGTAACAGAGCTTAATATGGGTCAATACCTCAAAGAGATCGAACGTGTAATGGGTAGAAGTGACTTCGGTACACTTCACAAAGCAAACGGTCGTCCGATTGCACCACTTGAAATGGTAGCTAAAGTTAAGGAGATGTTCTAA
- a CDS encoding heavy-metal-associated domain-containing protein: MITVFEVANIRCGGCANTITKALKEGGFEEVSVDLSCEPRKVTADILDEAQSAHFKAILRSLGYPLNGEEEGVMDNAALKLKSFVSCAVGKFSADDETKK; encoded by the coding sequence ATGATCACCGTCTTTGAAGTTGCCAATATTCGTTGCGGCGGGTGTGCCAATACGATTACGAAAGCACTCAAAGAGGGTGGATTTGAAGAGGTCAGTGTTGACCTCTCGTGCGAGCCTCGCAAAGTAACAGCAGATATTCTTGATGAGGCGCAATCAGCACACTTTAAGGCTATATTAAGAAGCCTCGGATATCCTCTAAACGGTGAGGAAGAGGGTGTTATGGATAATGCCGCTCTAAAGCTCAAGAGTTTTGTCTCATGTGCAGTAGGCAAATTTTCAGCGGATGACGAGACAAAAAAATAA
- a CDS encoding 2-oxoglutarate ferredoxin oxidoreductase subunit beta: protein MAFNYDQYLRVDKMPTLWCWGCGDGVILKACIRAIEKMGWDMDKVCVVSGIGCSGRFSSYINCNTVHTTHGRTVAYATGIKLTRPDANVIVVAGDGDGLAIGGNHTIHGCRRNIDLNFILINNFIYGLTNSQISPTTPQGMWCVSAQNGNIDPTFDACKLAIGAGASFVARETMLDPKKLEKIFVKGFSHKGFSFFDIMSNCHINLGRKNKMASAMENLEWIDSITVPLKKWEALSPEEQMNKFPTGVLREVEQAEYCDLYDMVIEAAQGKRAKITQDDFAKKI, encoded by the coding sequence ATGGCTTTCAATTATGATCAATATCTACGTGTAGATAAAATGCCGACACTCTGGTGTTGGGGATGTGGTGATGGTGTTATTCTTAAAGCATGTATCCGTGCCATTGAAAAAATGGGATGGGACATGGACAAAGTATGTGTCGTATCGGGGATCGGTTGTTCTGGACGTTTCAGCTCATACATCAACTGTAATACGGTTCATACGACACACGGTCGTACGGTTGCATACGCTACAGGTATCAAATTGACTCGTCCTGATGCAAATGTAATCGTTGTAGCCGGTGACGGTGACGGGTTGGCGATCGGTGGTAACCATACAATTCACGGATGCCGACGTAATATCGATTTGAACTTTATCTTGATCAATAACTTTATTTACGGTTTGACCAATTCTCAAATTTCTCCGACGACTCCACAAGGTATGTGGTGTGTATCGGCACAAAACGGGAATATCGATCCAACTTTCGATGCGTGTAAATTGGCGATCGGTGCGGGTGCGTCATTCGTAGCACGTGAAACGATGCTTGATCCGAAAAAATTGGAAAAAATCTTTGTAAAAGGGTTCTCTCATAAAGGATTCTCATTCTTTGACATTATGTCTAACTGCCATATCAACCTTGGCCGTAAAAACAAAATGGCAAGTGCAATGGAAAATCTTGAGTGGATCGACAGCATCACCGTTCCATTGAAAAAATGGGAAGCTTTGTCACCGGAAGAGCAAATGAATAAATTCCCTACGGGTGTATTGCGTGAAGTTGAACAAGCAGAATACTGTGATCTTTATGACATGGTAATCGAAGCGGCACAAGGTAAACGTGCAAAAATCACGCAAGACGATTTTGCGAAAAAAATCTAA
- a CDS encoding 4Fe-4S dicluster domain-containing protein, with protein sequence MFKTINPGNVPVWVNTDNCKACDICVSVCPSGVLGMRYEPTSTLGAMISIDHPESCIGCNECELTCPDFAIYVADKADYKFAKLTDEAKERQAAIIANKYMSLDQVGVK encoded by the coding sequence ATGTTTAAAACGATCAACCCCGGTAATGTCCCTGTATGGGTAAATACCGATAACTGTAAAGCGTGTGATATTTGTGTATCAGTATGTCCATCAGGTGTACTTGGTATGCGTTATGAGCCTACATCAACGTTAGGTGCTATGATCTCTATCGATCATCCCGAAAGTTGTATCGGCTGTAATGAGTGTGAACTTACATGTCCGGACTTTGCAATTTATGTTGCAGACAAAGCCGATTATAAATTCGCAAAACTTACTGACGAAGCAAAAGAGCGTCAAGCCGCTATTATTGCTAACAAGTATATGTCTTTAGACCAAGTAGGAGTGAAATAA